In one window of Phalacrocorax aristotelis chromosome W, bGulAri2.1, whole genome shotgun sequence DNA:
- the LOC142049408 gene encoding uncharacterized protein LOC142049408, giving the protein MPSNYIGAEPISIAGVTGGSQELTVLEAEVSLTGNEWQKHPIVTGPEAPCILGIDYLRRGYFKDPKGYKWAFGVAALETEETEQLSTLPGLSKDPSVVGLLKVKEQQVPIATTTVHRRQYRTNRDSLIPIHKLIHQLRSQGVISKTHSPFNSPIWPVRKSNGEWRLTVDYRGLNEVTPPLSAAVPDMLELQYELESKAAKWYATIDIANAFFSIPLAAECRPQFAFTWRGVQYTWNRLPQGWKHSPTICHGLIQTVLEQGEAPEHLQYIDDIIVWGSTAEEVFEKGEKIVQILLKAGFAIKQSKVKGPAREIQFLGIKWQDGRRQIPMDVINKIAAMSPPTSKKETQAFLGVVGFWRMHIPNYSLIVSPLYQVTRKKNDFKWGPEQRQAFEQIKREIVHAVALGPVRAGQDVKNVLYTAAGENGPTWSLWQKAPGETRGRPLGFWSRGYRGSEARYTPTEKEILAAYEGVRAASEVVGTEAQLLLAPRLPVLGWMFKGNIPSTHHATDATWSKWVALITQRARVGNPSRPGILEVIMDWPEGKDFGLSPEEEVTRAEEAPLYNKLPEDEKQYALFTDGSCRLVGKHRRWKAAVWSPTRQVAETAEGEGESSQFAEVKAIQLALDIAEREKWPVLYLYTDSWMVANALWGWLQQWKQSNWQRRGKPIWAATLWQDIAARVEKLVVKVRHVDAHVPKSRATEEHRNNQQVDQAAKIEVAEVDLDWQHKGELFLARWAHDTSGHQGRDATYRWARDRGVDLTMDIIAQVIHECDTCAAIKQAKRVKPLWYGGRWLKYKYGEAWQIDYITLPQTRQGKRHVLTMVETTTGWLETYPVPHATARNTILGLEKQVLWRHGTPERIESDNGTHFRNSLIDTWAKEHGIEWVYHIPYHAPASGKIERVRASQPMEDQL; this is encoded by the exons atgccatcaaactatataggggcagaacccatcagcattgctggagtgacagggggatctcaagagctaactgtattggaggccgaagtgagcctaactggcaatgagtggcagaagcaccccattgtgactggcccagaggctccgtgcatccttggtatagactacctcaggagagggtatttcaaggacccaaaaggttacaagtgggcttttggtgtagctgccttggagacggaggaaactgaacagctgtctaccttgcccggtctctcaaaggacccttctgtggtggggttgctgaaggtcaaagaacaacaggtgccaatcgccaccacaacagtgcaccggcggcaatatcgcaccaacagagactctctgatccccatccataaactcattcaccaactgaggagccaaggagtcatcagtaagacccactcaccctttaacagtcccatatggccagtccggaagtctaatggagagtggagactaacagtagactatcgtggcctgaatgaagtcactccaccgttgagtgctgctgtgccagacatgctagaacttcaatacgaactggagtcaaaggcggccaagtggtatgccacaattgatattgctaatgcattcttctcaatccctctggcagcagagtgcaggccacagtttgctttcacatggaggggcgtccagtacacctggaatcgactgccccaggggtggaaacacagtcctaccatttgccatggactgattcagactgtactggaacagggagaagctccagaacaccttcaatacattgatgacatcattgtgtggggcagcacagcagaagaagtttttgagaaaggtgagaaaatagtccaaatccttctgaaagctggttttgccataaaacaaagtaaggtgaagggacctgcacgagaaatccagttcttaggaattaaatggcaagacggtcgtcgtcagattccaatggatgtgatcaacaaaatagcagccatgtctccaccaactagcaaaaaggaaacacaagctttcttgggcgttgtgggtttttggagaatgcatattccaaattacagtctgatcgtgagccctctctatcaagtgacccggaaaaagaatgatttcaaatggggccctgagcaacgacaagcctttgaacagattaaacgagaaatagtccatgcagtagctcttgggccagtccgggcaggacaagatgtaaaaaatgtgctctacactgcagccggggagaatggccctacctggagtctctggcagaaagcacctggggagacccggggtcgacccctagggttttggagtcggggatacagagggtctgaagcccgctatactccaactgaaaaagagatattggcagcatatgaaggggttcgagctgcttcagaagtggttggtactgaagcacagttgctcctggcaccccgactgccagtgctgggctggatgttcaaaggaaacatcccctctacacaccatgcaactgatgctacgtggagtaaatgggttgcactgatcacccagcgggctcgagtaggaaaccccagtcgcccaggaatcttggaagtgattatggactggccagaaggcaaagattttggattatcaccagaggaggaggtgacacgtgctgaagaagccccactgtataacaaactgccagaagatgagaagcaatatgccctgttcactgatgggtcctgtcgccttgtgggaaagcaccggagatggaaggctgctgtatggagtcctacacgacaagtagcagaaactgctgaaggagaaggtgaatcgagccagtttgcagaggtaaaggccatccagctggccttagacatcgctgaacgggaaaagtggccagtgctctatctctatactgactcctggatggtggcaaatgccttgtggggctggctgcagcaatggaagcaaagcaactggcagcgcagaggcaaacccatctgggctgccacattgtggcaagatattgctgcccgggtagagaaactggttgtaaaggtacggcatgtggatgctcacgtccccaagagtcgggccactgaagaacatcgaaacaaccagcaggtagatcaggctgccaagattgaagtggctgaggtggatctggactggcagcataagggtgaactatttctagctcggtgggcccatgacacctcaggccatcaagggagagatgcaacatacaggtgggctcgtgatcgaggggtggacttgaccatggatattattgcacaggttatccacgaatgtgacacatgcgctgcaatcaagcaagcgaagcgggtaaagcctctgtggtatgggggacgatggctgaaatataaatatggggaggcctggcaaattgactatatcacactcccacagacccgccaaggcaagcgccatgtgcttacaatggtagaaacaacgactggctggctggaaacatatcctgtcccccacgccactgcccggaacactatcctgggtcttgagaaacaagtcctgtggcgacatggcaccccagagaggattgagtcagacaacgggactcatttccgaaatagcctcatagacacctgggccaaagagcacggcattgagtgggtgtatcacatcccctatcacgcaccagcctctgggaaaattgaaag agtacgagcctcccaacccatggaagatcaactatga